The following are encoded in a window of Spea bombifrons isolate aSpeBom1 chromosome 2, aSpeBom1.2.pri, whole genome shotgun sequence genomic DNA:
- the LOC128473962 gene encoding FH2 domain-containing protein 1-like, protein MVTSRNPLPPPPPPPPPPPLPGVSSLPPPPPPPRSVPLPPPVSDGTPVPTSAPLRFGDQRRSKLRNFNWDALPAERVLVGRNLWTSGPHMTSLQIDTVHMEELFGQREEQRKPRGRGSFKVRPPSSISEQEVSLLDAKKSMNLGIFLKQFKRPVEMMIEDIRRGVGSNFGAEKLGELQRLLPEKDEVKKIKAFKGDRSRLSEPELFIVLLVEVPCFHQRLQVMILKEEFFPHLNSLKQAVQIQTAGATELLQCEELHTVIHLVLKAGNYMNAGGYAGSALGFRMSSLLKLADTKANKPGVNLMHFVAKEAEKNNPSLMTFPEKLPHINQASRITSQEVESDLETLMQKLSRTHEALRDQPDLQHEMEPFLQVAEMELREVLGSLQQLRDVRRALMEFFCEDESIFRLEEMCLVFSAFCAKFLAAVQENKEREKAEHRKERLEKRRSIASCSLHDKDLQDVELEFLLLRIPRRGRTGRTPRPLPRAHSTEYLNSPPSASSSIPREPIMEEEDLPSDTKKTHGLRRPRKSSPEGDGELDTPGKINRRHTLTCLPYREESFAQPAPMAASAEHIMTPKPQNAESEVAPHSSPCTPNSSSFNRTVKVYAADASQRGPSSPTLESPTSFRLGGLFQRRGSLRSPEPPIISVVEDSPRGGSETSALTNFFRRFETVRRSPK, encoded by the exons atggtaacctCTAGAAATCCCCTTCCTCCTCCACCACCaccccctcctccccctcctcttcCTGGAGTATCTTCTCTTCCACCACCACCTCCACCACCAAGAAGTGTCCCTTTACCCCCACCAGTCTCTGATGGGACTCCTGTCCCCACCTCTGCTCCCCTGCGTTTTGGGGATCAGCGTCGCTCCAAACTTCGCAACTTTAATTGGGATGCTCTGCCCGCTGAGCGTGTGCTGGTCGGACGCAATTTGTGGACGAGTGGTCCGCATATGACCAGCCTTCAAATTGACACCGTCCACATGGAAGAGTTGTTTGGCCAACGAGAGGAACAACGAAAACCAAGAGGAAGAGGTAGCTTCAAGGTGCGCCCCCCATCCAGCATCTCAGAGCAGGAG GTGTCTCTTCTGGATGCAAAGAAAAGTATGAACCTGGGGATCTTTCTAAAGCAGTTCAAGAG GCCGGTGGAAATGATGATTGAAGACATAAGGCGAGGCGTTGGATCCAACTTTGGTGCTGAGAAATTAGGCGAGTTGCAAAGACTGCTACCCGAGAAGGATGAG GTGAAGAAGATCAAAGCTTTTAAAGGAGACCGGAGCCGCCTGTCGGAGCCAGAGCTGTTCATCGTGCTGCTGGTGGAGGTACCTTG TTTCCATCAGCGTCTGCAGGTGATGATCCTGAAGGAGGAATTCTTTCCCCATCTGAACTCCCTAAAGCAGGCGGTGCAGATCCAGACAGCAGGAGCTACAG AGCTCCTGCAGTGCGAGGAATTGCACACCGTGATACATCTGGTGCTGAAAGCTGGAAACTACATGAATGCG GGCGGATACGCGGGGAGCGCGCTGGGTTTTCGGATGAGTTCCCTCCTAAAACTGGCTGATACAAAAGCAAATAAACCAGGAGTCAACCTGATGCACTTTGTAGCCAAG GAAGCAGAGAAGAACAATCCATCCCTGATGACCTTCCCCGAGAAGCTGCCACATATCAACCAGGCATCGAG AATCACTTCTCAGGAGGTGGAGAGTGACTTGGAGACCCTAATGCAGAAACTCAGCCGCACTCACGAGGCTCTCAGGGACCAGCCAGACCTGCAGCATGAGATGGAGCCCTTCCTGCAG GTCGCAGAGATGGAGCTCCGGGAGGTTCTTGGGTCGTTGCAACAGCTAAGAGACGTCCGTCGTGCTCTGATGGAATTTTTCTGTGAGGACGAGTCCATCTTTAGGCTGGAAGAGATGTGTCTGGTATTCAGCGCGTTCTGTGCCAAGTTTCTGGCTGCTGTTCAG GAAAATAAGGAGCGGGAGAAGGCCGAGCACCGCAAGGAACGCTTAGAGAAGCGCCGCTCCATTGCCAGTTGTTCTTTGCATGACAAGGACCTTCAGGACGTGGAACTGGAATTCTTACTGCTCCGCATTCCTCGCAGAGGCCGGACGGGTAGGACTCCGCGTCCTCTTCCTCGTGCTCATTCTACAGAATATCTCAACTCTCCACCAAGTGCCTCAAGCTCCATCCCCAGGGAGCCCatcatggaggaggaggacctCCCTTCAGATACAAAGAAGACTCATGGGTTGAGAAGACCACGTAAAAGCAGTCCAGAGGGAGATGGAGAGCTAGACACCCCAGGAAAGATAAACAGACGCCACACGCTTACTTGCCTCCCCTATAGAGAGGAGAGCTTTGCGCAGCCTGCTCCAATGGCTGCTTCTGCTGAACATATCATGACTCCAAAACCCCAAAATGCAGAGTCTGAAGTTGCTCCCCATTCATCGCCATGTACGCCCAACAGTTCCTCATTCAACCGAACTGTGAAAGTCTATGCTGCGGATGCGTCACAGAGGGGTCCTTCCTCGCCTACATTGGAGTCTCCCACTTCATTTCGTTTGGGGGGGCTTTTTCAAAGGAGGGGTAGCCTTAGGAGTCCAGAGCCCCCTATTATTTCTGTGGTGGAGGATTCCCCacgagggggaagtgaaacttCAGCGCTCACCAACTTCTTCAGACGTTTTGAAACTGTGCGACGTTCCCCAAAGTAG